Below is a genomic region from Gemmatimonadota bacterium.
GCTCGAGACCGGGAAGGCCAAGTTCGTCTATTATGACTTCCCGATCACGACGATTCACCCGACCGCGTTCCTCGCCGCGCGCAGCGCGCGTTGCGCCCAGGATCAAGACAAGTTCTGGGAGTACCACGACGCGCTCTTCCGTAACCAGACATCGTGGCGGCTGGAAGCGAGCCCCATTTCAAAGTTCATGGGTTTCGGTGAGGACGTGGGGCTGTACGGTGACGACTTCGAGGAGTGCGTGAAGAGCGACCGCCACGCCGAGCTCGTCTCGGCCAACATGCGGCTCGCATACGAGCTTGGCGTCAACGGGACGCCGACGGTCATGGTCCAGGGGATGGTCCAGGGGAAGGTCAGGACGGTGCAGGTGCCCAGCAACGACTTCCGTGGCATCCAAGCCGCGATGGACCAGATCGCTGATTCCGTGGACGCCGGCGGGGCCAACTAACACGTCCGGAGCAAGCGTGAGCGACGAAGCTGGGAACATGGGCGGCGCGGCCACAGCCGCGCCGCCCATGAATCGTATGATGGTGGCGGTGCTGGCGTTGGGGGGCTTCTTCGTGGCGCTCTACCTCTTCGCCCACAACCTGGGGCTGGGCGGCCCCATCGTGTGTGGTGTGGGCGACTGTGCCACGGTGCAGTCCAGCCAGTACGCCACGCTCGGGCCGGTCCCCGTCTCCTTCATAGGGGTCCTGGGCTACGTCGCGCTTCTCGCACTTTCCTTCGTGGGTCTACGACCGAACCACCGTGAATCGC
It encodes:
- a CDS encoding DsbA family protein, with amino-acid sequence MSRSEERRKARERGGSDMTKFYVILGVVAVVGIGAVGYSLGSSALGAAAMEPIEVEGLDDMTVLAEMAQGATKGDDDAPITIIEFGDYACPACGSFALSVKPQIELLLLETGKAKFVYYDFPITTIHPTAFLAARSARCAQDQDKFWEYHDALFRNQTSWRLEASPISKFMGFGEDVGLYGDDFEECVKSDRHAELVSANMRLAYELGVNGTPTVMVQGMVQGKVRTVQVPSNDFRGIQAAMDQIADSVDAGGAN
- a CDS encoding vitamin K epoxide reductase family protein, with amino-acid sequence MSDEAGNMGGAATAAPPMNRMMVAVLALGGFFVALYLFAHNLGLGGPIVCGVGDCATVQSSQYATLGPVPVSFIGVLGYVALLALSFVGLRPNHRESRMIGGLLLAGSLGGGLFSAYLTYLEAFVIEAWCQYCVVSAIIITLIFFASIPEVARLREGSS